CCAGAGTGGCattcaagtgatccatttttcttcgaatgtggtacttaagtatacttttcgtaagttatggcacttgaaacGTTCTTTTGCCATACTTCTTTAAACAAATTGCCATAAAGAAAAGCATTCTTGACATCCAATTGATATAATGGTCAATTGAAATAATAACACGAATAGAATTGAGATGTGCCACAGGCGAAAAAGTCTCAAAGTAATGCACTCCATAAGTTTGAGTAAAACTTTTAACAATGAGCCAAGCTTTAAGACGCTCAATTGAGCTATCCGGATTGTACTTGATAGTGTACACCCAACGACACTTCACCACATCTTTCCCAAGAGGAAGATCAACAAATGACCACGTTTGGCGAGACACCAGAGCTTCCATTTCCACATCCATAGCTTTCTTCCACTCGAGGCAAGACAAAGCCTTAGTGGTAGAAGTAGAAATTGTGTGAGTTTGTAATGATAGAGCAAAGTCATGTAATGGAGAAGGAAGATGTGAAAGAGACACATAATGCTTAATAGGGTAAGCCATAGAGGATTTTTGTGTGCACGATCGAGTACCTTTGCGAAGGGCAATTGGAAGATCGTCCAGATCAGGAGACAAGGAGGAAGATTGAACGAAGGGCATGAAAGAGTTGGAAATTGGTGGTGCCGTAGACTACTTTCGCCGCTGATACACTTGCAAGGGAGGAGGTACTGGAGAAGAACTAACAAAATCTAAGGGGATAAGATGTGGGATAGGAGGATCATCTACAATGTCAATTGAAAACTCTTTACCCTTAGTAGAATAGTATGATGTGCCatcgaaaaaaataacattgACACTAACATATTTGGTACAAGTTATTGGATCATAACACCGATACCCCTTTTGTGTATGTGAATACCCAAGAAAAATACATTCAGTGGCATGAGGAGATAGTTTATTAGAACCGGAATGTAAGTTAtgaacaaaacaaacacacccaaaGATGCATGGGGTAAGAAGGAATAACGACTTGTCAGGAAATATAACACTAATTGGTGACTAATGATTGAAGATAGCGGAAGGCATACGATTTATGAGAAAACACGCGGTAAGGACAGCATCACtccaaaatgattttggcaCACGCATATGAAATAAGAGTGAACGAGCAACTTCTAGAAGGTGACGGTATTTTCTCTCAGCCACACCATTCTGCTGAGGGGTATAAGTACAACTTGTTTGATGTATAACGCCAAGAtcagaacaaaacaaagaaattgatttctgtgtATATTCTAGAGTATTATCTATTCGCAAAATTTTAAGGGATGTATTAAACTGATTAGTAACTTCACGATGAAATAATTTGAAAACATGTAAAAATTCAGAATGATCATGAAGCATATAGAGCCATGTTAAAcaagaataatcatccacaaaagtaaTAAAGTACTTAAAACCATTTCTACTAACAATACGGGAAGGTCCCCAGATGTCTGAATGAACAAGTTCAAGTAAAGTAGATGCATGAGAATCATTACAACTAGGAAAAGAACTACAATGATGTTTCCTAAGTTCACAAGCTTCACactcaagagtagaaattgatttacacTTAGGAATTATTTGTTGTAacttaaataaagataaatgccCTAAATGAGAATGCCATAATAGGGGGTTAATAGAACTTACAGCTAGACCATTGGCGTTTGCAGTAGAGACACCATTCAGATAGTAGAGCCCATCACGTTCATGCCCTCCAccaatcatcttctttgtctGAAGGTCTTGAAAAACACAATAAGATGGGTAAAATGTAACTGAACAATTAAGAGCTTTAGTTAACTGACTAACAGATAACaaatttaaaggaagttggggaACATGTAAAACATATGACAAAGATAAGGAAGGTATAAGTGAAACAGTCCCTGATCCAACCACTTGAGTCAAGGAACCATTAGCTAAAATAACTTTTGATGAAGGACTAGAGTTATGGTGGGAAGAAAATAGTTCTTGCTTACCCGTCATATGACTAGAAGCTCACTCCTATTACAAGGGAGACCTCTCTTCGCATACCGATCCTCCAGTTAGTTCCACTTCTGGGACGACCCAAGGAGTGCTAGGAGACAAAGTGGAGGAAGAGGCCATGTTACTTGTATGTGCAAGAGTGGTAGTGGATGAGAAATTGGAAGCCTTTAGTTGTTGGCCACGTTTGATGAGTTGTGCAACCATATCATTTCGAGTCGTAGACTCAAAAGAACTACCCCCAGGTGAGATAGATGGGTTCATGTCATTATAAGACACATTTTAGCACTCCCTTCAGACATAATAGCATTTGTAGTAATTAATCGTTGAGCTCGCTCAGGCTTCCCATGCGTGGCCCAATAAGTGTCAACAATATGATCGGATTTGTTGCAGTATATACACTGACAGCTATCTCAATCAGAACTTTGTCCACTACGTCCACCACCAAAACTGCGACCTCCCCCGAAACCACAACCTCTATTGGAAAAACCACCACAACCACAACCACCACTACTAGCCACAAATGCTGAATTGTCTTTCGATGACGTAGAAGACGGAGGAACAATGCAATGAATTCGACAAAATGCTTCATTCATAGAAAGAACTTGCTCTAGCAAGAAGCTGACTCTTCACAGGTTGTAAGTTAGCATTCAAGCCAGATAAAAACTTGACCACTTGAAATTTAGCTCACTGTGTTTTAAGTCTCTCAAGATCAGTAGTGGTGGGCTGATAAAGATTAAGTTCTTCCCACATACCTTTCAAAGCACTATAATACTCTCCAAGAGACTTGTCTCcctatttaaaattaaagatCTTCTCATATAGTTCATAAACTCTAGACATATTTTTGTCTTGTGAGTAACTCTCCATAAGATCACCCCACTCTCCCTTAGCAGTTGTGTGGAACATGACATTAGCAGCGATGGATGGTTTCATGTTATTCCATAACCACACTAAAAGTGTATCATTCTCTCTCATCCAATCACTATAGTCTTTAGAATTTTCAACAAGAGGGTTTGTAGTAAGATAATGGAGTTTCCCTTTGGCATTAATATAGACCTTCATAGCTTGGGCCCATAACAAGTAATTGGAAGATCCATGTAATTTAATAGTTGTAATTTGAACATCAGTATCACTCATGATGATAgtctcaatataaatatatctacCACTTAATCAAGAAAGTTGAAACTTTAGTGCAAGAAACAAAACAGCAACACTAATGTATAATCAGATGTAATTGGCTCCATCAATTAATCAAAGGGAACCTAGCAAGATCAATCAACCATAATCAATGAAGTACTCTGATTCTTGAATCCACTGATTAGTAAGTGTTGTAATCCATGTTCACAAATTGAACCTCATGAATTTGATATCTTCTTATCTCATACATATTGAGACTCAAAGAGAAAACCGATAAAAATTGCAGCTTTAGATGGCTATGCACCAGAGAAAAAGTAGGGTTACTAGGGGACTCTCAAACCAGCAATAGGATCAAGTAATTAGGTATTTAGACCTGCTCTGATATGTCACAAAGCTGATCAGAGAACCCACAACAAgtagaaatagagaaagaatgaagagagaaggaatagagaggtggagaaggagaatgtaaaagaaacaaagagagggTTGTAGGTTTCTATGTAACAaaaaccctacacccattgtgtttatattaaatataaattgtatatgaccataatacccttatgtaagtaaaagataaataaaactctaaaaattaaaaataactcaattaaagtaacttaacTCCTACAACGGTCTTCAGTGGATTGTCTCCTTATGAGAAATTGTTTGGCCAGAAACCTGATTATTTACAATTGCGTGTTTTTGGATGTGCATGCTACTCTTGCCTACGCCCTTATACTCGCAATAAACTTGACGATAGAACAATGCAATGTATCTTCATTGGCTATTTTCCTCATCACCGTGGCTATCATTGGCTTCATCGTAGCACTGGCCAAATATATGTATCTCGCCATGTGATTTTCTAGGAGAACTTCTTCCCATTTGCTAAATCACAATCTGGTCAATTGTCATCACCATCGCCTAGTTCTCCTGTTTGCATTAGTTATTCCTCTACTAAGGCCCCACAGTTTCAAGGGGTGTCCACCACAACATCAACTCCATCAAGCCCATCTACTATCATGGATGACTCCTCATCACATATTCAGCAATCTTCTGGATCCTCTTCTCCAGAAGCTCTACCGTTACAATCGTGAGGTAAAGAGAATGTGAGGGTCGAAAACAAAACAATCATGAGGTAGAGAGAGGCACAAGAGCGTAAGAAGAGTTTTGCCTGCAGCCCTCGCGATTAATCTCGTGCGAAATCCTCAGCGGCAATCGCAAAATCGGATGAACGAGCAATGGAATCGAAGCTTCCGAGCTTACCCAATTGCCTTGCTACGAGTGCGACGCGAGCGTGACAGCAAAACGGCTAGAGGCGATCTTCGAGGTTGGGATGGCTGATCTCGAATGGACACCGAAGAGTAGCTCGCGAAGGAGACAATGAGGGACAACGGAGAGAGGCGTGAGGCTATGGGAGGCTTTTAGGATTTTCTATTTAGAAAAGGGCAAAAACGGATTTTGGTTAATAAATGAGGGTAAAATGGGCAACTAAcatattttcataaaacaaagGCCCCAACATTCCGAAAATGCTACTCTCAAATGCATATTGGACCCTCCATTCCCCTAAAGCCATTTGAATCCCCTTGGAGATGTAATTGCATCTCCCCAGaatcttcaaaaaattgaaccaaacaccacTTGCTTTTGCCCAAACccctttagagtcccaaagccccttccaaatgctgaaccaaatagggcctaacaatctttaaaaaaaaagcatgataCCCAAATGAAGGAAACTAGTTTCATGGACAACAGATGACAGGCAACTAATAGCTATCGATTGCTGTTACTTCAGAAGATGAAAGAGACTTGAAATACTGGATACTTTCGAGCTACATTGCATACTGAACTCCTTATTGGTAAAGCCTCAAGACCGTAGCTAGATCTTGAATAACTACTGGAGTTCTTTCTCTTAATTCAACACACTGGCAATCATCGTCTAACTTCATTACTTCACAATCTAGAATTGAGTTGTTGTTGGGTTTGTGAAATCAGCTGCTTCCTCAAGATTTTCCCTGCAGCAGATTTTGGAATGGTGCTGATGAACCCCACCCTTCTCACTTTCTTGTATGGCGCAACCtgcaaattttcaattgaacaCACAGAAAAATcttactttttgttcttttctgatGCCGCATATTATTGGGGTGAGGAAGTAGTCGACAGTGACAGATAAGAAACCTGGTCAGCAATGAATCGAATGACTTGGTTCTCAGTAAGTTCCGAACCGGATGCTTTAACTACATATGCCATTGGTACTTGTCCTGCTTCCTCATTCTCTAATCTGCATAATATCAGCATTTTGCTTAATCTACATATCATGTACACATAAAGATACATGTTCATGTGTGCAACGTGCGCAGGCATATGTGCATGTGCGCGCgcgcaagagagagagagagagatgacataCGGTATGACAGCTGCATCAACAATCTGAGGATGGCTGAGTAGTAGAGCTTCCAGTTCTGCAGGAGCAACCTGTAATATCGTATATAGGATCCACGGGTCAGAATGGTTCAATTACTAGAGCATTTGAGCATCCTTTCCAATTTTCAGGTCTCATTAAACTAAATTCTGATCTTCCAGAGGTGCACTATCCCTCGGTTTACATGTTAGATCAAACCAAATTGATCAGCCCGATGAGGTAACTAACCTGATAACCATTGTGCTTGATCAGCTCCTTTATCCTGTCAACAATGTAAAGAAACCCATCTTCATCGAAATAACCGAGATCACCAGTCCTTAACCACCCTTCGGGATCTAGCGTCGCAGTCGTTGCTTCCTCGTTCCGCAGATAACCTTTCATTATTGTAGGACTTCTCAGCCACAGCTCTCCCTCCTTGTTAGGTGACAAAGGTGACCCGGTTTCGATATCGACAATTTTGGCCGAGAAGTGTGGTAGCAAACTCCCACAAGATCCAGAATGGGCCTTTGCATCCTCATCCAATGCAAAAAAAGAGGCTGCACCGCATGTTTCGGTTAGCCCATACCCTTGCCTCAGCTCGACCCATGGGAACTTCTCTCGGAACCCATCAGTCACCTCTTTGCTCAGTGGTGCTGCCCCAGAACCCACTCTTCGAAGTGACGAGAGGTCACATTTCATGTTACTGGCGTGCTTCACGAGTGCAAGAATCACTGGGGGCACCGCAGGGATGTTATTGACTCGATGCACTTTAATGACATCGAGCATGGCCTGGAAGTCGAATCTCTGCATCACAACTGTAGTGATTCCTGAGCAGAACAACCCGAGCACGAAGAAAGCAAGCCCATAAATGTGGAACATAGGGATAAAGCATAGGAACACGTCGTCTTGGGACGAGGATTGACTGACTGACCATTTTAGTAGCGAGATGACGGATATCAAGTTCGCATGAGTCAATATGACGCCTTTGCTAGTGCCAGTGGTTCCTGAGGAGTAGAGGACAGCCGCAGTATCCGCTTGAGTCGGCCTTTCTAGGGGAAGATCAATTGGGTCGAAGCATTCTATGAATTCTTCCGCAGAAAGCAAAGTGCCATCCGATGTTTTGGTTGTTAGCATAGTAGGAAGCTTGGTTGGTATCAACTTATGTAGCTCTTCCGGTGCACATATTGCCAGCTTCGCTCCGGAATCAGCCACTTGCTTAGCTATTTCCAGTGTGGTATTTAGCGGATTAGCTGGAGTGAGAATCGCACCGACCGATAGTATGGCAAGACTTATAGTCGGGTAAAGGAGCGAGTTCGGTGCCACCAGGAAGACCACATCGCCTTTTCTGACCCCGACTGCATGATACAATCCATAGGCGAGAGATCTGATGGAGCGGTAGAGATGTGCATATGAGATCTGGCAGTTTGTGGCCGCATCAATCAGTGCGATACGCGACTCAGCAAGAGCATGTGGGAATTGCGAGAGCACGCATGAAGCAACGTCGAGGTTGCGATCGGTCAGGATTTTTTGGCGCTCATTAAGTTCGACGAGAGAGTTGAAGATTTCAGTTCTTGGATCGAAACCACTTGTTCTATGAACAGAGTGGCTGCGTTGTCTTGTTTCTTCGTTGGGAACAGAGCACCCTTCTTCAATTGACATATTTGTACTCCCAACTTGAAGATGGCAAACACTCTTAGAGGCTCAGAAATTCTTTTGGAGGCTGTTCTAATGCAGAAGCAGCATATTTGAGCTATCTCAATCGTCTTTTCTGTACGTCGAAATTAAGGTTTGTCATTGTAAACATCGTCGTCCTAGCGACACGATTTGATAAAAGGACGTTACATGTTACAGCGGCCGGCTAGAGCGTGGGGACCAAGCTGTTGATTCTTCCAAAAATTTGAGAAGATTCTTGTCTGATGCTTCATGCACCGTTGCCAGTCAGGCAAACaagaaacctttttttttattattatgctTCGCATGGCTTGGATTCCATGCCTGCGAATCTGCCTTCCGGGGCCGGCCAGGGACAGATGTTTCCAACCAAATTGAAATCGATGTGGGAGTATCGACTCGGACTAGATCATTTTAGCAACAAACAATAATAGCCAGAGAGGATTTGATAATGACCTGATCATTAACTGGATAAAGCACCAGCAATTAACGCCTAATCCTAGCGTGAAATATCAAACGCGTGCTGCATATTCTTGGTTAACGCCTAATCCTTGCGTGAAATATCAAACATGTGCTGCATATTCTTGAATTGAATATGTCCACTAGTAGGGGTCAACTTGTTACTAAAAAATGGGGGTAAGCATGAACAGGGTGAGCCAGTTCAGTAACTAACCTAGGGATCAATCCGCATAGTATTGGTACTTAATTTTTGGGGCCAAGGATTGACTCTTGAGCCTGAAACCATGGTCGGTCTAATTTTAGGGTCAACTCTAGACTTgatgattatttattttattttttgtgttcatttaaaaagacaaacatattatttcaaattatatatttatcaacAATGTGAC
This Eucalyptus grandis isolate ANBG69807.140 chromosome 7, ASM1654582v1, whole genome shotgun sequence DNA region includes the following protein-coding sequences:
- the LOC104455847 gene encoding 4-coumarate--CoA ligase-like 5 — protein: MSIEEGCSVPNEETRQRSHSVHRTSGFDPRTEIFNSLVELNERQKILTDRNLDVASCVLSQFPHALAESRIALIDAATNCQISYAHLYRSIRSLAYGLYHAVGVRKGDVVFLVAPNSLLYPTISLAILSVGAILTPANPLNTTLEIAKQVADSGAKLAICAPEELHKLIPTKLPTMLTTKTSDGTLLSAEEFIECFDPIDLPLERPTQADTAAVLYSSGTTGTSKGVILTHANLISVISLLKWSVSQSSSQDDVFLCFIPMFHIYGLAFFVLGLFCSGITTVVMQRFDFQAMLDVIKVHRVNNIPAVPPVILALVKHASNMKCDLSSLRRVGSGAAPLSKEVTDGFREKFPWVELRQGYGLTETCGAASFFALDEDAKAHSGSCGSLLPHFSAKIVDIETGSPLSPNKEGELWLRSPTIMKGYLRNEEATTATLDPEGWLRTGDLGYFDEDGFLYIVDRIKELIKHNGYQVAPAELEALLLSHPQIVDAAVIPLENEEAGQVPMAYVVKASGSELTENQVIRFIADQVAPYKKVRRVGFISTIPKSAAGKILRKQLISQTQQQLNSRL